The Prunus persica cultivar Lovell chromosome G8, Prunus_persica_NCBIv2, whole genome shotgun sequence genome includes a region encoding these proteins:
- the LOC18766794 gene encoding zinc finger protein ZAT10: MALEALKSPSTPSPPFSSFEEVEDRHLNQSQEPWAKRKRSKRPRVDDPPTEEEYLALCLIMLARGTTADADAELPPQPPSLKLSYKCSVCNKAFSSYQALGGHKASHRKSDSSAASAAVNSTDNPSTATATTSGRTHECSICHKTFPTGQALGGHKRCHYDGGSGATSALTTSDGGGAGASSHSHSQSQSHQSQRGFDLNLPALPEFWPGFGGHKKSQLSVEQEVQSPMLGKKPRWLLGRD; encoded by the coding sequence ATGGCCTTGGAGGCTTTGAAATCCCCCAGCACCCCTTCCCCTCCCTTCTCATCTTTTGAGGAAGTGGAGGATCGCCACCTCAACCAGTCCCAGGAGCCATGGGCCAAGAGGAAGCGCTCTAAGCGGCCACGTGTTGACGACCCACCAACGGAGGAAGAGTACCTTGCTCTCTGCCTCATCATGCTCGCCCGCGGCACCACCGCCGACGCAGATGCTGAGCTGCCTCCTCAGCCGCCGTCTCTGAAGCTCTCTTACAAGTGCTCTGTCTGCAACAAGGCCTTCTCTTCTTACCAAGCCCTCGGCGGCCACAAGGCCAGCCACCGCAAATCAGACTCCTCTGCGGCTTCCGCCGCCGTCAACTCCACCGACAACCCGTCAACCGCCACCGCCACTACAAGCGGTAGGACCCATGAGTGTTCTATTTGTCACAAGACTTTCCCCACCGGCCAGGCCCTGGGAGGCCACAAGCGCTGTCACTACGACGGCGGCAGCGGCGCAACCAGTGCCCTCACCACGTCAGACGGCGGAGGCGCTGGGGCCTCCAGCCACAGCCACAGTCAAAGTCAGAGTCACCAGAGTCAACGCGGCTTCGACCTGAACCTTCCGGCGTTGCCGGAGTTCTGGCCGGGGTTCGGAGGACACAAGAAAAGTCAACTATCTGTCGAGCAGGAGGTGCAGAGTCCGATGCTGGGGAAGAAACCGCGGTGGCTGTTGGGTCGAGATTGA